From Bos mutus isolate GX-2022 chromosome 5, NWIPB_WYAK_1.1, whole genome shotgun sequence, one genomic window encodes:
- the NACA gene encoding nascent polypeptide-associated complex subunit alpha isoform X1 has translation MPGEATDTVPATEQELPQPQAETAVPPVSSSLSVTAALGQPKPTPTPPCSLASQQCPLATPDQPSPFLSPSTIASTSFEAPFLQSPHGTALPLGAAPPTDTPIFLPNLIGPPISPAALALASPMITPTLKGAHSSSAPLALVALAPHSVQKSSDYPPNALSSPPSVAVIESGSVTSPSAPVALSEPKPSPSQVPSQVIPNPKGTPNPPSIVSAIPSHLVTPLASIQSELASCSQITPATPPAIPSPQVKGVSVSSALTAPQNPVSFSLKGPLSPPTASSLSTQSFAVAAESPPVLLTSLDSHLTPLHQSSPVQTSSSNILSDPIEDTIFVDHSSADASYTSQRSVIPPLPSRNEVVPTAVTAFPGGTPTSSLAMSADKGISAVTDLASSNIVASCPLSPTASLILKDFPSTAALAAPKDAPSPQSTSSSPEIALSPEATLATKSYPESLPVVKPASTTPSSLSVNSPISVIKTGSYTSPDPTNLLLKSSFTTPTVAAFPLESAAIDGMAPTTAKGPSTPSTAASPSTLNTSPLMPPTSESCPMAPVVTLSSQNASASLAPMAQVPEIPKSESSTPLPPTGAPQGEKKVHGISQTSPLAPMASAPEGYPTEDSGASITASSKGMYLADSPSPLGTTVSPQPKRIPTKKGSATAPLTLAPSASKSVPAIPDTPAGNLSFTISPVEASFPEADLPFHVSKGSLAEKHSPTPPSSREAPVPPPMAPSPKEGPASPSPKETLTPLAVTPSTPKGAPATPSPKEAPTPLAMTPPSPKGSSATTLPKETPLPAVTPSSPKGAPATPSQKQTPATPPPKEAPTFPAMALPSSKRTPVNPPPKEDSTPVAVTHSSPKESPAIPPPKETSSPSALTPPSLKGPQAPKRASATPSPKGDSTPPPVSPPSPKRGSATPSPKKAPASPPPKGDSTPPPVTAPSPKEIPATPSPKRAPASPPPKGDSTPPPVTPPSPKGSPATPSPKRAPASPPPKGDSTPPPVTAPSPKGSPATPSPKKAPASPPPKGDSTPPPVTAPSPKKAPASPPPKGDSTPPPVTAPSPKGSPATPSPKKALASPPPKGDFTPPGVTPPSPKKGPATPSPKGTPTPSAVTSPPKRGLATPLLTGDPASPSVAPVSPKRASATLAPKESPATPDPKEIPTFAAMTPSPKEASAAASLKETPTPLAVAPPSSKGTLAAKRASATPNTKEVPTSPAVTPSTKKATGTPVPKGVPTPSAVIPPSPKKAPVPKGAPATSSSKEAPAPPTVIPLSPKEAPTSPVSVTCPLGSTAPQASKGPPIKKGPTAFKAVLDGSAPESAPVITTPTQKGPPAKNSSISPPVCPDPSSQNGTKGPLPAVAPAPLLTVSTQKGSSPKALPVSPLKGKDSFHSPEGPLPPPSESETSTPSATAAPEKSLPKAGLVSVSPAPTPSVSLPLASSPVPPLLPKQQFLPSSPGLVLESPCKPSAPADEDELPPLIPPEPISGGVPFQPVLVNMPTPKPAGIPAPTPSAKQPVLKNNKGSGTESDSDESVPELEEQDSTQATTQQAQLAAAAEIDEEPVSKAKQSRSEKKARKAMSKLGLRQVTGVTRVTIRKSKNILFVITKPDVYKSPASDTYIVFGEAKIEDLSQQAQLAAAEKFKVQGEAVSNIQENTQTPTVQEESEEEEVDETGVEVKDIELVMSQANVSRAKAVRALKNNSNDIVNAIMELTM, from the exons ATGCCCGGTGAAGCCACAGACACCGTCCCTGCTACAGAGCAGGAGTTGCCACAGCCCCAGGCTGAGACAG ctgtGCCTCCTGTGTCTTCATCCTTGAGTGTCACTGCTGCTTTAGGGCAGCCTAAACCTACACCTACCCCTCCTTGTTCCCTGGCCTCCCAACAATGCCCTCTGGCAACCCCTGACCAGCCTTCcccattcctttctccctctACCATTGCCTCAACCTCTTTTGAAGCTCCTTTTCTCCAGTCACCCCATGGGACAGCCCTGCCTTTGGGAGCTGCCCCTCCCACTGACACCCCCATTTTCTTACCAAACCTAATAGGGCCTCCCATCTCCCCAGCTGCCTTAGCTCTGGCCTCTCCCATGATAACTCCAACTCTGAAAGGTGCTCATTCCTCTTCAGCTCCCTTGGCTCTGGTGGCCTTGGCTCCCCACTCAGTTCAGAAGAGCTCTGACTATCCCCCTAATGCTCTTAGTTCACCTCCATCAGTTGCCGTAATTGAGTCGGGGTCAGTGACATCTCCGTCAGCTCCAGTTGCTCTCTCAGAACCAAAGCCCTCTCCTAGTCAAGTTCCCTCTCAAGTAATTCCTAATCCAAAGGGTACCCCCAACCCTCCAAGTATAGTCAGTGCTATCCCTTCCCATCTTGTAACTCCTTTGGCCTCTATTCAGTCTGAACTAGCCTCATGTTCTCAGATAACACCTGCCACTCCCCCAGCCATCCCTTCCCCTCAAGTCAAAggtgtctctgtttcctcagctcTGACTGCTCCACAAAACCCTGTAAGCTTCAGCCTAAAGGGACCGCTTAGCCCACCCACTGCTTCATCTCTTTCAACTCAGTCTTTTGCTGTGGCTGCTGAGTCCCCTCCAGTTCTCCTCACTTCTCTGGACTCTCATCTTACACCTTTACATCAGAGTTCTCCTGTCCAAACTTCAAGTTCTAATATTCTGTCAGATCCCATAGAAGATACTATTTTTGTAGATCATTCTTCTGCAGATGCCTCTTACACTTCTCAGAGATCTGTaattcctccccttccttccagaAATGAGGTGGTTCCTACTGCTGTGACTGCTTTTCCAGGGGGGACTCCAACTTCCTCTCTGGCTATGTCTGCTGACAAAGGCATCTCTGCTGTCACTGACCTAGCCTCCTCAAATATAGTTGCCTCTTGTCCATTATCTCCTACAGCCTCTCTCATTCTCAAAGATTTTCCTAGTACAGCAGCCCTGGCAGCACCTAAAGATGCCCCCTCTCCCCAAAGTACATCATCTTCTCCAGAGATAGCTCTTTCTCCTGAAGCCACCCTAGCAACAAAAAGCTACCCAGAGTCTCTCCCTGTAGTGAAGCCAGCCAGTACTACTCCCTCTTCTTTGAGTGTTAACTCCCCAATCTCTGTAATCAAGACAGGTTCTTACACAAGCCCAGACCCAACTAATCTGCTTCTCAAAAGTTCTTTCACTACCCCAACTGTAGCTGCATTTCCTTTGGAAAGTGCTGCCATTGATGGAATGGCTCCTACAACTGCCAAAGGTCCTTCCACTCCTTCAACTGCAGCCAGTCCTTCCACTCTTAATACTTCACCTTTGATGCCTCCAACCTCTGAAAGTTGCCCTATGGCTCCAGTAGTGACTTTATCTTCCCAGAATGCTTCTGCTTCTCTAGCTCCTATGGCACAGGTCCCTGAAATTCCCAAGTCTGAGTCTTCTACCCCTCTGCCTCCAACTGGTGCTCCTCAGGGTGAAAAGAAAGTTCATGGCATTTCTCAAACCTCACCATTGGCACCTATGGCTTCTGCTCCTGAAGGGTACCCAACTGAGGACTCTGGTGCTTCTATTACTGCATCTTCCAAAGGAATGTACCTAGCTGACTCCCCATCTCCTTTAGGGACTACTGTGTCTCCTCAGCCTAAAAGAATTCCAACCAAGAAGGGTTCAGCTACTGCTCCCTTAACTCTTGCCCCTTCTGCTTCTAAAAGTGTACCTGCTATCCCTGATACTCCTGCTGGAAATCTTTCGTTCACTATTTCTCCAGTTGAAGCTTCTTTTCCAGAGGCGGATCTTCCTTTTCATGTCTCTAAAGGATCACTAGCCGAGAAGCATTCCCCTACTCCCCCATCCTCCAGAGAGGCTCCTGTTCCCCCGCCTATGGCTCCTTCCCCCAAGGAGGGGCCAGCATCCCCATCCCCTAAAGAGACCCTTACTCCTCTAGCTGTGACCCCTTCCACCCCCAAAGGAGCCCCAGCAACTCCTTCCCCCAAAGAGGCTCCCACTCCCCTAGCTAtgactcctccttcccccaaaggGAGCTCAGCAACCACGTTACCTAAAGAGACTCCCCTTCCTGCTGTGACCCCTTCCTCCCCAAAAGGAGCCCCAGCAACTCCTTCCCAAAAGCAAACCCCAGCCACCCCACCTCCCAAAGAGGCTCCCACTTTCCCAGCTATGGCTCTTCCCTCTTCCAAAAGAACCCCAGTTAACCCACCTCCAAAGGAGGACTCCACTCCCGTAGCTGTGACTCATTCTTCCCCCAAAGAgagcccagcaatcccacctccCAAAGAGACTTCTTCTCCCTCAGCTCTGACTCCTCCCTCCCTCAAAGGGCCTCAGGCCCCCAAAAGAGCCTCAGCTACCCCATCTCCCAAGGGAGACTCCACTCccccacctgtgtctcctccctcccccaaaagGGGCTCAGCAACTCCATCTCCCAAAAAAGCCCCAGCTAGCCCACCGCCAAAGGGAGACTCCACTCCTCCACCTGTGACTGCTCCCTCCCCCAAAGAGATCCCAGCAACTCCATCTCCCAAAAGAGCTCCGGCTAGCCCACCTCCAAAGGGAGACTCCACTCCCCCACCTGtgactcctccttcccccaaaggGAGCCCAGCAACTCCATCTCCCAAAAGAGCTCCGGCTAGCCCGCCTCCAAAGGGAGACTCCACTCCTCCACCTGTGACTGCTCCCTCCCCCAAAGGGAGCCCAGCAACTCCATCTCCCAAAAAAGCCCCAGCTAGCCCACCTCCAAAGGGAGACTCCACTCCTCCACCTGTGACTGCTCCATCTCCCAAAAAAGCCCCGGCTAGCCCACCTCCAAAGGGAGACTCCACTCCTCCACCTGTGACTGCTCCCTCCCCCAAAGGGAGCCCAGCAACTCCATCTCCCAAAAAAGCCCTGGCTAGCCCACCTCCAAAGGGGGATTTCACTCCCCCAGGTGTAACTCCTCCATCTCCAAAAAAGGGCCCAGCAACTCCATCACCCAAAGGAACCCCCACTCCCTCTGCTGTGACTTCTCCCCCCAAAAGGGGTCTGGCAACCCCACTTCTCACAGGAGACCCTGCTTCCCCATCTGTGGCTCCTGTCTCCCCCAAAAGAGCCTCAGCAACTCTGGCTCCCAAAGAGTCTCCAGCAACTCCAGACCCCAAGGAGATTCCCACTTTCGCAGCCATGACTCCTTCCCCCAAAGAGGcctcagcagcagcatcactcaaAGAAACTCCCACTCCTTTAGCTgtggctcctccctcctccaaagGGACTCTGGCTGCCAAAAGAGCCTCAGCAACTCCAAACACCAAAGAAGTCCCTACTTCCCCAGCCGTGACTCCTTCCACCAAAAAAGCAACAGGAACCCCAGTCCCCAAAGGGGTGCCCACTCCCTCAGCTGTAATTCCTCCCTCTCCAAAAAAGGCCCCAGTCCCCAAAGGGGCCCCAGCAACCTCATCCTCCAAAGAGGCTCCCGCTCCCCCAACTGTGATTCCTCTCTCTCCCAAAGAGGCCCCTACTTCCCCAGTTTCAGTCACATGTCCCTTGGGGTCCACTGCCCCTCAGGCATCTAAAGGGCCCCCAATAAAGAAAGGCCCCACAGCTTTCAAAGCAGTGCTTGATGGTTCAGCTCCAGAAAGTGCACCAGTCATCACAACTCCCACTCAGAAAGGTCCACCAGCCAAGAATAGTTCTATTTCACCACCTGTGTGCCCAGATCCCTCATCTCAGAATGGTACTAAAGGACCCCTTCCTGCAGTGGCTCCAGCTCCTCTACTGACAGTCTCTACTCAGAAAGGTTCTTCTCCAAAAGccctccctgtctctcccttAAAGGGCAAAGATTCTTTCCATTCCCCAGAGGGCCCCTTGCCTCCTCCTTCTGAGTCAGAGACATCTACCCCTTCAGCAACAGCTGCCCCAGAGAAGAGCCTTCCTAAAGCTGGATTAGTGTCTGTCTCTCCAGCACCTACCCCGTCAGTCTCTCTGCCTCTTGCTTCCTCCCCAGTTCCCCCTCTGCTTCCTAAACAGCAATTTCTGCCGTCCTCACCTGGGCTGGTGCTGGAATCACCCTGTAAGCCCTCAGCCCCTGCTGATGAGGATGAGCTGCCGCCTCTGATTCCCCCGGAACCAATCTCGGGGGGAGTGCCTTTCCAGCCGGTCCTCGTCAACATGCCCACCCCCAAACCTGCTGGGATCCCTGCCCCAACCCCCTCTGCCAAGCAGCCTGTTCTGAAGAACAATAAGG GGTCTGGAACAGAATCTGATAGTGATGAGTCAGTCCCAGAGCTTGAGGAACAGGATTCTACACAGGCAACCACACAACAAGCTCAG CTGGCAGCAGCAGCTGAAATCGATGAAGAACCAGTCAGTAAAGCAAAACAGAGCCGGAGTGAAAAGAAGGCACGGAAG gCTATGTCCAAACTGGGTCTTCGACAGGTTACAGGGGTTACTAGAGTCACTATCCGGAAATCTAAGAATATCCTTTTTGTCATCACAAAACCAGATGTGTACAAGAGCCCAGCTTCAGATACCTACATTGTTTTTGGGGAAGCCAAG ATTGAGGATTTATCTCAGCAAGCACAGTTAGCAGCTGCTGAGAAATTCAAAGTTCAAGGTGAAGCTGTCTCAAACATCCAAGAAAACACACAGACTCCAACTgtacaagaggagagtgaagaggaaGAG GTTGACGAAACAGGTGTGGAAGTTAAGGACATAGAATTGGTCATGTCACAAGCAAATGTGTCGAGAGCAAAGGCAGTCAGAGCCCTGAAGAACAACAGTAATGATATTGTAAATGCTATTATG GAATTAACAATGTAA
- the NACA gene encoding nascent polypeptide-associated complex subunit alpha isoform X2: MPGEATDTVPATEQELPQPQAETGSGTESDSDESVPELEEQDSTQATTQQAQLAAAAEIDEEPVSKAKQSRSEKKARKAMSKLGLRQVTGVTRVTIRKSKNILFVITKPDVYKSPASDTYIVFGEAKIEDLSQQAQLAAAEKFKVQGEAVSNIQENTQTPTVQEESEEEEVDETGVEVKDIELVMSQANVSRAKAVRALKNNSNDIVNAIMELTM, from the exons ATGCCCGGTGAAGCCACAGACACCGTCCCTGCTACAGAGCAGGAGTTGCCACAGCCCCAGGCTGAGACAG GGTCTGGAACAGAATCTGATAGTGATGAGTCAGTCCCAGAGCTTGAGGAACAGGATTCTACACAGGCAACCACACAACAAGCTCAG CTGGCAGCAGCAGCTGAAATCGATGAAGAACCAGTCAGTAAAGCAAAACAGAGCCGGAGTGAAAAGAAGGCACGGAAG gCTATGTCCAAACTGGGTCTTCGACAGGTTACAGGGGTTACTAGAGTCACTATCCGGAAATCTAAGAATATCCTTTTTGTCATCACAAAACCAGATGTGTACAAGAGCCCAGCTTCAGATACCTACATTGTTTTTGGGGAAGCCAAG ATTGAGGATTTATCTCAGCAAGCACAGTTAGCAGCTGCTGAGAAATTCAAAGTTCAAGGTGAAGCTGTCTCAAACATCCAAGAAAACACACAGACTCCAACTgtacaagaggagagtgaagaggaaGAG GTTGACGAAACAGGTGTGGAAGTTAAGGACATAGAATTGGTCATGTCACAAGCAAATGTGTCGAGAGCAAAGGCAGTCAGAGCCCTGAAGAACAACAGTAATGATATTGTAAATGCTATTATG GAATTAACAATGTAA
- the PRIM1 gene encoding DNA primase small subunit, protein MEAFDPAELPELLKLYYRRLFPYGQYYRWLNYGGVVKNYFQHREFSFTLKDDIYIRYQSFNNQSDLEKEMQKMNPYKIDIGAVYSHRPNQHNTVKLGAFQAQEKELVFDIDMTDYDDVRRCCSSADICSKCWTLMTMAIHIIDRALKEDFGFKHRLWVYSGRRGVHCWVCDESVRKLSSAVRSGIVEYLSLVKGGQDVKKKVHLSEKIHPFVRKSINIIKKYFEQYALVDQDILENKQSWDKILALVPETVRDELQQGFQRQSNSPQRWETLKNTINKYQKNNKNDKCGLWLEWEIMLQYCFPRLDINVSKGINHLLKSPFSVHPKTGRISVPIDLQKVDQFDPFTVPTISSICHELDVISTKEEEENGTESDTKHRTRDYKRTSLAPFVKVFEQFLENLDKSRKGELLKKSDLQKDF, encoded by the exons ATGGAGGCGTTTGATCCTGCCGAGCTGCCGGAGCTGCTTAAGCTTTATTACCGAAGGCTCTTTCCCTACGGCCAATACTATCGCTGGCTCAACTATGGCGGAG tggtaaagaactactTTCAGCACCGTGAATTTTCATTCACATTGAAAGATGATATTTATATTCGCTACCAATCCTTCAACAACCAAAGtgatctggaaaaggaaatgcagaaaaTGAATCCATACAAGATTGATATTGGCGCAGTATATTCCCACAGA CCCAATCAACACAATACAGTGAAGCTGGGAGCTTTCCAGGCTCAGGAAAAAGAACTGGTGTTTGACATTGACATGACAGACTATGACGATGTGAGGAGATGTTGCAG TTCTGCAGACATATGTTCCAAGTGCTGGACCCTCATGACGATGGCCATACATATCATCGACCGAGCACTGAAAG AGGACTTTGGATTTAAACATCGTCTCTGGGTATATTCTGGAAGGAGAGGTGTTCATTGTTGGGTCTGTGATGAATCAGTTAGAAAACTGTCCTCTGCAGTACGTTCTGGGATAGTTGAATATTTGAGTCTTGTAAAG GGTGGTCAAGATGTTAAAAAGAAAGTTCACCTAAGTGAAAAAATTCACCCTTTTGTCAG AAAAtctataaacataataaaaaaatactttgaacaaTATGCCTTAGTTGATCAAGATATTCTTGAGAATAAACAAAGTTGGGATAAAATTTTAGCCCTTGTTCCTGAAA CAGTGCGTGATGAACTTCAACAAGGCTTCCAAAGGCAGAGCAATTCACCTCAGCGTTGGGAGACTTTGAAGAACACCATCAACAAATATCAG aaaaacaacaaaaacgacAAATGTGGACTCTGGCTTGAGTGGGAGATCATGCTCCAGTATTGTTTTCCACGACTGGATATCAATGTTAGCAAAGGAATCAATCATTTACTGAAGAGCCCTTTTAGTGTTCATCCTAAAACAG GTCGCATTTCTGTGCCTATTGACTTACAGAAAGTGGATCAATTTGATCCATTTACTGTTCCAACTATAAG TTCCATTTGCCATGAGTTGGATGTTATTTCtactaaagaagaagaagagaatggaACTGAATCTGATACTAAACACAGAACCAGAG ATTATAAGAGGACCAGTCTAGCTCCTTTTGTAAAAGTTTTTGAGCAGTTTCTTGAAAACCTGGATAAATCCCGAAAAGGAGAACTTCTCAAGAAGAGTG atttacaaaaagACTTCTGA